One window of the Piliocolobus tephrosceles isolate RC106 chromosome 17, ASM277652v3, whole genome shotgun sequence genome contains the following:
- the ZDHHC7 gene encoding palmitoyltransferase ZDHHC7, with protein MQPSGHRLRDVEHHPLLAENDNYDSSSSSSSEADVADRVWFIRDGCGMICAVMTWLLVAYADFVVTFVMLLPSKDFWYSVVNGVIFNCLAVLALSSHLRTMLTDPGAVPKGNATKEYMESLQLKPGEVIYKCPKCCCIKPERAHHCSICKRCIRKMDHHCPWVNNCVGEKNQRFFVLFTMYIALSSVHALILCGFQFISCVRGQWTECSDFSPPITVILLIFLCLEGLLFFTFTAVMFGTQIHSICNDETEIERLKSEKPTWERRLRWEGMKSVFGGPPSLLWMNPFVGFRFRRLPTRPRKGGPEFSV; from the exons ATGCAGCCATCAGGACACAGGCTCCGGGACGTCGAGCATCATCCTCTCCTGGCTGAAAATGACAACTATGACTCTTCATCGTCCTCCTCCTCCGAGGCTGACGTGGCTGACCGGGTCTGGTTCATCCGTGATGGCTGTGGCATGATCTGTGCTGTCATGACGTGGCTTCTGGTCGCCTATGCAGACTTCGTGGTGACTTTCGTCATGCTGCTGCCTTCCAAAGACTTCTGGTACTCCGTGGTCAACGGGGTCATCTTTAACTGCTTGGCCGTGCTTGCCCTGTCGTCCCACCTGAGAACCATGCTCACCGACCCT GGGGCGGTACCCAAAGGAAATGCTACAAAAGAATACATGGAGAGCTTGCAGTTGAAGCCCGGGGAAGTGATCTACAAGTGCCCGAAGTGCTGCTGTATTAAACCCGAGCGCGCCCACCACTGCAG TATTTGCAAAAGATGTATTCGGAAAATGGATCATCACTGCCCGTGGGTGAACAATTGTGTaggagaaaagaatcaaagattTTTTGTGCTCTTCAct ATGTACATAGCTCTGTCTTCAGTTCATGCTCTGATCCTTTGTGGATTTCAGTTTATCTCCTGTGTCCGAGGGCAGTGGACTG AATGCAGTGATTTTTCACCTCCAATAACTGTAATCCTGTTGATCTTCCTGTGCCTTGAGGgtcttctgtttttcactttcactgCAGTTATGTTTGGCACCCAAATCCACTCCATATGCAACGACGAGACG GAGATCGAGCGATTGAAAAGTGAGAAGCCCACATGGGAGCGGAGGCTGCGATGGGAAGGGATGAAGTCCGTCTTTGGGGGCCCCCCCTCACTCCTCTGGATGAATCCCTTTGTCGGCTTCCGATTTAGGCGACTGCCCACAAGACCCAGAAAAGGTGGCCCGGAGTTCTCAGTGTGA